In a single window of the Rhodoferax saidenbachensis genome:
- a CDS encoding DUF3144 domain-containing protein translates to MPKEVDDKFYDRADAHIHLTNDHQTEIGRGKASASMLYATARFNAWVSACGFSNGAEMEQAKTETLDYFLEQYRLMLEENLDDYILNFSKYMAPSDGDA, encoded by the coding sequence GTGCCAAAGGAAGTAGACGACAAGTTTTACGATCGTGCAGATGCGCACATCCATCTGACAAACGATCATCAGACTGAGATTGGCAGGGGCAAGGCCAGTGCGTCAATGCTCTACGCAACGGCGAGATTCAATGCCTGGGTGAGTGCATGCGGTTTTTCCAATGGCGCAGAGATGGAACAAGCGAAAACCGAAACGCTCGATTACTTCTTGGAGCAATACCGTTTGATGCTGGAGGAAAACCTTGACGACTACATCCTGAATTTCTCGAAATACATGGCTCCCAGCGATGGTGATGCTTAA
- a CDS encoding ribonuclease E inhibitor RraB, whose product MSDAAAMRIAQITAILLISLHCMTVQAQSPVPREQLEQMFANITKQTKWDMSRPMLWGYFFTNKSRPPLEAAAKELSAQGYKVVNIYLSDKDKPNAPDLWWLHVERVEAHSVESLHSRNTELAAFAKRSRLGAYDGMDVGPVAAVNK is encoded by the coding sequence ATGAGTGACGCTGCAGCTATGCGTATCGCACAAATCACAGCCATCCTGCTCATCTCATTGCACTGTATGACCGTACAAGCTCAATCACCTGTACCACGCGAACAGTTAGAGCAAATGTTCGCGAACATTACCAAGCAAACAAAGTGGGACATGTCTCGGCCAATGCTTTGGGGGTATTTCTTCACAAATAAATCACGCCCACCTCTTGAAGCCGCCGCAAAGGAATTGTCCGCACAGGGCTACAAGGTTGTGAATATCTATCTGTCCGACAAGGACAAGCCGAACGCCCCTGATCTTTGGTGGTTGCATGTTGAGCGCGTTGAAGCGCATTCCGTTGAGAGTCTGCATTCACGCAACACGGAGCTTGCGGCCTTCGCCAAACGCAGCAGACTCGGCGCTTATGACGGTATGGACGTAGGCCCAGTGGCAGCCGTCAATAAATGA
- a CDS encoding esterase/lipase family protein — MAWYWKTLISVAVIALIAGPFRRHILRRTPRIERGADRGSERPVSVLLVHGTFARRAPWTRPESRFAAYVTQAFGACSIDTLLWSGDNSHSEREAAACLAQDWIEQNDAPYIYLIGHSHGGGVAAMGASRAARKDVHVITLSTPFLHFEPRYASFASTPDEFSTETDKVRLMILIETFLLLLAGYFVIPQDWLYDAFIVIVVVWQVYANTLFKERSRAILVKRIENIRKSTVSFAKHTEVTLDPSQLLVLRTTNDEASFLLALSAFSSWILQTLVRFIQTIFQLTRRLEKLVAEYFNPMFIVSVLMLVCLGFLKQSETYASLGNDVLEHFGNALSMLLFIAYAVKVRAMALVVEALSFILTAPLFMLVALPFGLETALRASVLRISAEAAPPGTWTITTLRAQNALLSHSEIYERQEIAAALASVHENLLQAIPGAD; from the coding sequence ATGGCTTGGTACTGGAAAACCTTAATCTCTGTTGCAGTCATTGCCCTGATTGCGGGGCCATTTAGACGTCATATCCTGCGTAGAACGCCACGTATTGAGCGAGGCGCTGACAGAGGATCTGAAAGACCGGTGTCTGTACTGCTTGTGCACGGAACATTCGCTAGGCGTGCGCCTTGGACACGACCAGAGAGTCGATTCGCAGCATACGTAACGCAAGCCTTCGGAGCATGTTCTATCGACACATTACTTTGGAGCGGCGACAACAGCCATTCGGAACGCGAGGCCGCTGCATGCCTAGCCCAGGATTGGATTGAACAGAACGATGCACCATATATTTATCTAATTGGTCACAGTCATGGCGGAGGAGTGGCTGCGATGGGAGCCTCACGTGCAGCCCGCAAGGATGTACATGTAATAACACTCTCTACGCCGTTCCTTCACTTTGAACCGCGTTATGCCAGCTTTGCCTCCACGCCGGACGAGTTCTCAACCGAAACAGATAAGGTCCGCTTGATGATTTTGATCGAAACTTTTCTATTGCTGCTCGCGGGATATTTTGTAATCCCACAAGATTGGCTGTATGACGCGTTCATCGTAATAGTCGTTGTGTGGCAAGTGTATGCAAATACCCTCTTCAAAGAGCGCTCTAGAGCTATTCTCGTAAAGCGCATCGAGAACATACGCAAATCGACAGTGAGCTTTGCAAAACACACCGAAGTAACTTTGGATCCGAGCCAACTGCTCGTGCTGAGGACTACAAATGATGAAGCGTCCTTTCTTCTGGCATTGAGCGCTTTTTCATCATGGATTCTGCAGACGCTGGTTAGATTCATTCAAACGATCTTTCAACTTACCAGGAGATTAGAGAAATTAGTAGCGGAGTATTTCAATCCAATGTTCATAGTCAGCGTTCTGATGCTCGTTTGTTTGGGATTTCTCAAACAAAGCGAGACTTACGCGTCGCTAGGAAACGATGTCTTGGAACATTTCGGGAATGCTCTGTCTATGCTTCTTTTCATTGCCTATGCGGTTAAAGTTCGTGCCATGGCTCTCGTCGTTGAAGCTTTGAGCTTCATTTTGACGGCGCCCCTTTTTATGCTGGTGGCGCTCCCATTCGGCCTTGAAACGGCTCTTCGGGCTTCCGTCCTACGCATAAGTGCTGAAGCCGCTCCACCTGGTACTTGGACAATAACTACGTTGCGAGCTCAAAACGCACTTCTGTCCCATAGCGAAATTTATGAGCGGCAAGAGATTGCTGCCGCCCTTGCATCGGTCCACGAGAACTTGTTGCAAGCTATTCCAGGCGCGGACTAA
- a CDS encoding DUF6792 domain-containing protein — MRTFFTNSAGWLRLVVFATSLTTVTGCGSIFLLDANREIYDDRSGGKPGKNDISEPKNKDDWFLVEMSNRYGLMSLFALTAYRYDIDRKDRDRIGCDYLNPSFVGDRHFGMPRSTAAAGRWERWLPEKTKAGDPSPCFNESGLFYETYVHRSAEEKITEAVIAFRGSETRAGQTASDWGTNLSNFFGFEPQQYAIARLHIEKLTDRILAEAAGVPIYAVGHSLGGGLAQQAGYLTKSIKEVYAFDTSPVTNWTHLRRDGAVKQGYPIIHRVHNSGEGLAGFRGVATAATQARFGRHDVAVQFGPKALVDGHAITMLACNFALIMKETNSQGGMYDYPTSYIVDHVLKRDGGPKKDDVRVCDDENKGQD, encoded by the coding sequence ATGAGAACGTTCTTCACGAATTCAGCCGGGTGGCTGCGCTTGGTTGTTTTCGCAACAAGTCTGACCACAGTCACCGGTTGTGGAAGCATCTTTCTTCTGGATGCCAACCGTGAAATCTATGACGATAGAAGTGGTGGCAAACCTGGTAAGAACGATATATCGGAACCAAAAAACAAGGACGATTGGTTTTTGGTCGAGATGTCCAACAGGTACGGCCTGATGTCCTTGTTTGCACTGACTGCCTACCGGTACGACATAGATCGAAAAGACCGTGACCGAATCGGATGCGATTACCTCAATCCCAGCTTTGTGGGCGATAGGCACTTCGGTATGCCTAGAAGCACTGCTGCTGCAGGACGTTGGGAAAGGTGGTTGCCGGAAAAAACTAAAGCAGGTGATCCATCGCCCTGCTTCAATGAAAGTGGCTTGTTCTACGAGACCTATGTTCATCGTAGTGCTGAAGAAAAAATTACTGAAGCCGTGATTGCTTTTCGAGGAAGCGAGACTAGAGCTGGACAGACCGCGTCAGATTGGGGTACCAACCTCTCAAATTTCTTCGGTTTTGAACCCCAGCAATATGCAATTGCGCGTCTCCACATTGAAAAGCTGACTGATCGAATCCTTGCCGAGGCGGCTGGGGTACCGATCTATGCTGTCGGGCACTCCCTAGGCGGTGGACTGGCACAACAGGCTGGATACCTGACGAAGTCAATAAAGGAGGTTTACGCCTTCGACACTTCCCCAGTCACGAACTGGACGCATCTCCGTAGGGACGGGGCTGTCAAACAGGGCTATCCCATCATCCATCGGGTTCACAACAGCGGTGAAGGCCTTGCAGGTTTTCGAGGCGTAGCTACAGCCGCTACACAAGCCAGATTTGGGAGACACGATGTGGCAGTTCAATTCGGGCCTAAGGCGCTTGTAGACGGGCATGCCATAACCATGTTGGCGTGCAACTTCGCTCTGATCATGAAAGAAACAAACTCACAAGGTGGTATGTACGACTACCCCACCAGCTACATCGTGGATCATGTGTTGAAACGGGATGGTGGGCCCAAGAAAGACGATGTGCGGGTCTGTGACGATGAAAACAAAGGCCAAGACTGA
- a CDS encoding DEAD/DEAH box helicase, translating to MSVKRFDKILKEAPQRAELAADWARQRATAREFCRRFAEGSDTQLLGDQVGMGKTYVAMAVIANTVLDSSKNGSKALLITPQSAVLRSKWEQELRSFSGSYLLPGVKGALKPLVVDSFWDLVANLHDHDDTEVLRISDGRYKCILHSLWWWAIEKGWVNNKQYWWPELEKFDWASAEAMKFESEFSSAAWWAFLEKRNAGDNDSLHKLLKPKGGIWNDPAGSAYKVKNLFKDFALDQDAYEPNVFILGMNALGRPKSNSYQNQQFATFALAVLLKGRWKETWEYTLKSLQKSTNSILAGADVTMLTSLSNADLYRTRHLVGDALQDDKELEAIWQLLLRDPDGQKPSTIRDFFSALLERVVAAKLKESGIKLAVVDEVHNWKSGANGARSFKNNFAPAIDHKLLMSATPFQLDKVEMHNVFEYAYAPQGRSSQVLDEIYAGESLLDKCIDANGRLYQSLRSLDAEDSALLLAPDLAGLPLDGLDAGLQLMARDAGASPGIQEFVLKAFEYRQAVDALLLKQRQIMIRHVKTRDHRSFHAGKEFAVKTEGRHAMYKVPGFTSPKHAFINLLAMRLDQRIRGDTTPDKAKPANARLVRGMSSSLAAFRESSKGAAAAVAGLPPGTRDYMKLFEDAIVMSRHPKVSATVEHALRNYEAGRKTLIFCERVATAEEIEELLQAEIEQALGADTEDFKATRKKIVADHLFSDVQWYRSRTRLGAGGGVSIADEVTRNDAIAFVQSCLRRANTLATPRRILRLLDLWFLRAEFRQIKRGAAGGTALAFLAALTDKLEHDVERGEVLAAVLNPQSDTTLDEEAATQSIEEVLASGFINGQNLWSPDEGAAFDTALWSLVESEASQFLHGPAATGAKELEAGNLVAFYSILLGLQTGLRKVVLRPDLLRRTLPAPEGKSSAQAVLEGVTRPRGDGESIWKKVTRFLEGLEQANGTINSLDQTNTQRRSLWRGVELKEDPLVIKLDGDMAAARRVVVCAAFNSPLAPDILVCTAIGSEGIDLHKECSEVIHHDLPWNPARLEQRIGRLDRVGRLGEASSEDLRIGIPFLAHDYDQYQYEKVLSRGQLFELLLGTPDFDLSIDEEDYQEGAESTVIEIDSEKDASNEKALPILPDNLVRWLSVDLSLAGNTGVREH from the coding sequence ATGTCGGTCAAGCGCTTTGACAAGATACTGAAGGAGGCGCCCCAGCGCGCCGAACTGGCAGCCGACTGGGCAAGGCAGCGGGCCACGGCGCGGGAGTTTTGCCGGCGGTTTGCCGAGGGCAGCGACACTCAATTGCTGGGCGACCAGGTCGGCATGGGCAAGACATATGTCGCCATGGCGGTGATTGCCAACACCGTGCTGGACAGCAGTAAGAACGGCTCAAAGGCGCTGTTGATCACGCCGCAGAGCGCGGTGCTGCGCTCCAAGTGGGAGCAGGAGCTGCGCAGCTTCAGCGGCAGCTATTTGTTGCCCGGTGTGAAGGGTGCCCTGAAGCCGCTGGTGGTTGACAGTTTCTGGGACTTGGTGGCCAATCTGCACGACCATGACGACACCGAAGTGTTGCGGATTTCCGATGGCAGGTACAAATGCATCCTCCATTCACTCTGGTGGTGGGCGATTGAAAAGGGATGGGTTAACAACAAGCAGTACTGGTGGCCCGAGCTGGAGAAGTTCGACTGGGCTTCTGCTGAGGCGATGAAGTTCGAATCGGAATTTTCTTCCGCAGCATGGTGGGCTTTCCTTGAGAAGCGGAACGCTGGAGACAATGACTCGCTGCACAAGTTGCTCAAACCCAAAGGCGGCATATGGAATGACCCTGCCGGTTCAGCCTACAAGGTAAAGAACCTCTTCAAGGACTTTGCGCTGGACCAGGACGCCTACGAGCCCAACGTTTTCATCCTGGGCATGAACGCCTTGGGTCGGCCCAAGAGCAACAGCTACCAGAACCAGCAGTTTGCAACGTTTGCGCTTGCAGTTCTGCTCAAGGGCCGGTGGAAGGAGACTTGGGAGTACACCCTGAAGTCCCTGCAAAAGTCGACCAACTCCATCCTGGCCGGGGCTGATGTGACGATGCTGACGAGCCTGAGCAATGCCGACCTTTACCGCACAAGGCACTTGGTGGGTGACGCACTGCAGGACGACAAGGAGCTTGAGGCGATCTGGCAGCTGCTTTTGAGGGACCCTGATGGACAGAAGCCTTCGACCATCAGGGACTTCTTTTCGGCCTTACTTGAGCGGGTGGTGGCCGCCAAGCTGAAGGAGTCCGGCATCAAGCTAGCCGTGGTGGACGAGGTGCACAACTGGAAGTCTGGCGCCAATGGGGCAAGAAGCTTCAAGAATAACTTTGCACCCGCCATTGACCACAAGCTGTTGATGTCGGCAACGCCCTTCCAGCTTGACAAGGTCGAAATGCACAACGTTTTTGAGTACGCCTATGCGCCGCAGGGGCGGTCATCGCAGGTACTGGACGAAATCTATGCCGGTGAAAGCCTGCTGGACAAGTGCATTGACGCCAACGGTCGCCTGTACCAGTCGCTGCGTAGCCTGGACGCTGAAGACTCTGCATTGCTTCTGGCGCCAGACCTGGCCGGGTTGCCGCTAGACGGCTTGGACGCCGGCTTGCAACTGATGGCGCGTGATGCAGGCGCATCGCCCGGCATTCAGGAGTTTGTCCTGAAAGCCTTTGAGTACCGGCAGGCCGTTGACGCACTGCTGCTCAAGCAGCGGCAGATCATGATCCGGCATGTGAAGACCCGCGACCACAGGAGCTTTCATGCGGGCAAAGAGTTTGCTGTCAAGACCGAGGGCCGGCATGCCATGTACAAGGTGCCGGGCTTCACCAGCCCGAAGCATGCCTTTATCAACTTGCTGGCCATGCGGCTGGACCAGCGTATCAGGGGCGACACCACGCCTGACAAGGCCAAGCCGGCGAATGCCCGCCTTGTGCGCGGCATGAGCTCGAGCCTTGCGGCCTTTCGTGAGAGCAGCAAGGGCGCTGCGGCGGCAGTCGCTGGCCTGCCGCCGGGCACACGTGACTACATGAAGCTGTTTGAGGACGCGATAGTGATGTCAAGGCACCCGAAGGTGTCGGCTACGGTGGAGCATGCCTTGCGAAACTACGAGGCGGGCCGCAAGACGCTGATCTTCTGTGAGCGGGTTGCGACGGCAGAGGAGATCGAAGAACTGTTGCAGGCCGAAATCGAGCAGGCGCTTGGCGCTGACACCGAGGACTTCAAGGCGACGCGCAAGAAAATTGTGGCGGATCACCTGTTCTCTGACGTGCAGTGGTACCGCTCGAGGACCCGGCTGGGTGCAGGGGGGGGCGTGAGCATTGCCGACGAAGTGACGCGCAATGACGCCATCGCCTTTGTTCAGTCGTGCCTGCGCAGGGCCAATACGCTTGCCACGCCGCGGCGGATTTTGCGGCTGCTGGACCTCTGGTTTTTGCGGGCGGAGTTTCGCCAGATCAAGCGCGGTGCTGCCGGCGGAACCGCGCTCGCGTTCCTTGCCGCGCTGACGGACAAGCTTGAGCACGACGTGGAGCGCGGTGAGGTGCTTGCTGCAGTGCTCAACCCGCAAAGCGACACCACGCTGGACGAGGAGGCTGCGACCCAATCGATTGAAGAAGTCCTGGCCAGCGGATTCATCAATGGTCAGAACTTGTGGTCACCCGATGAGGGAGCGGCGTTTGACACCGCGTTGTGGTCCTTGGTGGAGTCTGAAGCCAGTCAGTTTCTGCACGGGCCTGCCGCCACGGGAGCAAAGGAACTGGAGGCCGGAAACCTGGTTGCCTTCTATAGCATCCTGCTGGGTTTGCAGACGGGTTTGCGCAAGGTTGTGCTCCGGCCCGACCTGCTGCGCAGGACCTTGCCCGCGCCTGAGGGAAAGAGTTCAGCGCAGGCCGTGCTTGAAGGTGTGACCAGGCCGCGCGGTGACGGCGAGAGCATCTGGAAGAAAGTGACCCGATTTCTTGAGGGCCTGGAGCAGGCCAACGGGACGATCAACTCGCTGGACCAGACCAACACCCAGCGCCGCAGCCTGTGGCGCGGCGTTGAGCTGAAAGAAGACCCGCTGGTGATCAAGCTCGACGGCGACATGGCCGCTGCGCGTAGGGTTGTTGTGTGCGCGGCTTTCAACTCGCCGCTTGCACCCGACATCCTGGTTTGTACGGCCATCGGGTCCGAGGGCATTGACCTGCACAAGGAGTGTTCGGAGGTGATCCACCACGACCTGCCATGGAACCCGGCCCGGCTTGAGCAGCGAATCGGCAGGCTTGATAGGGTGGGGCGGCTGGGCGAGGCGTCGAGCGAGGACCTCCGAATCGGCATTCCCTTTCTCGCGCATGACTACGACCAGTATCAATATGAAAAGGTGCTTAGCCGTGGGCAGCTGTTTGAGTTGCTCCTGGGTACACCCGATTTTGATCTGTCAATTGACGAGGAAGACTATCAAGAAGGGGCTGAAAGCACAGTGATCGAAATTGACAGTGAAAAGGACGCGTCAAATGAAAAGGCGCTACCAATCCTGCCTGACAACCTCGTGCGGTGGCTCAGTGTGGACCTATCTTTAGCTGGAAATACCGGCGTTCGGGAACATTAA